In the Pedobacter cryoconitis genome, TCAAAACAGAGGTGCTGAGATTTCAGTAGCCTGGAGTGATGTAACAGGTGGTGGTTTAACTTACTCTATTGGTGGTAACATCAGTTACAATCAAAATAAGGTTCTTTCTGTATTATCTGGTAAAACGCCTATCTATGCCGGTAGTACTGGCTTAACGAATGGTTATGTAGCAAACAGAACTATGGAAGGCAGCCCGATCGGAGAATTCTTTGGTTATAAAACTGTAGGTATTTTCCAGAATGCGGCTGATATTGCCAATTCACCAACTCAATCAGGTGCTTTACCTGGTGGATTTAAATATGCTGATACCAATGGTGACGGACAAATCAACTCTCAGGACAGAGTTCCTCTGGGAAATCCTAATCCTAAATATACTTATGGTATCAATACAAGTTTCTCTTACAAAAACTTTGATCTTGCTTTAGATTTTCAAGGTGTGGCAGGTGTTGATGTTTATAACTCTAATCTTGCTTACCGTTTTGGAAATGAGAATTTCACTAAAGATTTCGTAGATAACCGCTGGCATGGTGAAGGTACTTCAAATACCTACCCTTCTGTAAATATTGGTTCGTCAGCGAACTCGGCACCAAACTCTTTCTATGTGAGCAGTGGTTCTTATTTCAGAGTGAGAAATGCACAATTAGGTTATACTTTACCTAAGAGCATCCTGGCTAAATGGAAAATCCAGAAAATCAGATTCTATGCCAATGCACAAAATGCAATCAATTTATTTGGTTACAAAGGATTCAGTCCTGAAGTTGGACCGATCCCTGTTGATAACGCTGCGAAAATTTTAGACAGACCAACCAACTCTTTAAATGCAGGTCTGGACGCTAACGTTTATCCGTTATATGCGACTTACAACTTTGGTGTTAATCTTACTTTTTAATCCGGAACGTCATGAAACAAAATAAAAATATATACACAAAAACGGTTTTGGGTTTAGGCTTAATCGTTTCTATTGCCATAATCCCTGCTTGTAAGAAGAGCTTTTTGAATGTACCTGAGCAAGGACAACAAAATAGCGACGTCTTCTGGAAAACAGCTGAAGATGCTGGAAAAGGTGTTAATGCAATATATGGTAACCTGCGTTCATGGGAAAACACAGCTTTCCCTGCTATTGCAATTGAAAGTATGGGTTCTGATGATGCAGAAAAAGGTAGTACACCTAGTGATGCAAGTTTTTTCCTTGACTTCGATGAGTTCAAGGTAGATCCTGCACAGGGTAATATTGCTGGTTTCTGGAGTGGTCAGTATAGAAATATTAACTACACAAACCAGGTATTGGATAATGTACCTGCAATTGTAATGGATGAGGCTTTAAAAGCAAGATACCTGGCTGAAGCTAAATTTGTAAGAGCTTTCTCTTATTTCAGATTGGTTCGTGCTTTTGGTAATATCCCTTTGCGTTTACATATTCCAACGGACCCTAACAAGGATTATAACTTGCCACAGACTCCGGTTGCACAGGTTTATGCGCAGATTGAAAAAGATTTAACGGAAGCTGAAGCTGTACTTCCAGTTAAATATGGTGATGCAGATTTAGGCAGAGCAACAAAAGGTGCTGCTTTAAGTTTACATGCTAAAGTAGCGATGTACCAAAAGAAATGGGGTGATGTACTGAACTATACCAACCAGGTAATGGGCTTAGGTTATGCATTGTTACCTGATTTTGAACAAAGTTTCAGAATTGCAAATGAGAATAGTTCAGAATCAATATTTGAAATTCAGTGTGCTTTAGTTCCCGGTAATCCGGCAGCATCAAACTCTCAGTATTCTCAGGTACAAGGTGTACGTGGAACGAGTGGTGTAGATGGCGGCGGATGGGGATTCAATGTTCCTACTCCAGATTTAGCTGCTGCTTTTGAACCTGGTGACCCAAGAAGATCGGGTACTATCCTTTTCAGAGGTACAACTACTCCAGAAGGTGATGTGATCCCTAAAGTTGGAGACAATCCAATGTACAACATGAAATCTTACTCTCCTTTCAAATTATTTGTAAGTAATTTCAATGAAGGTGCACAACAAAATGTACGCATGATCCGCTACTCTGATGTTTTATTAATGAACGCAGAGGCAGCAAACGAACTGGGTAATTCTGGTCAGGCTTTATCTTCTTTAGAACAAGTAAGAAGAAGAGCCCGTCAGGGTAATCCTAATATTTTACCAGCAGTAACAACCACAGACCAGACAGCTTTACGCGCAGCGATCTACAAAGAAAGACGTGTAGAGTTAGCGATGGAATTTGACCGTTACTTTGATGTAATCCGTCAGGGAAGAGGAACAGCAGTTTTCGGCCCTAAAGGATGGAAAGCTGGCAAAAACGAAGTCTGGCCAATTCCTCAGACAGAAGTTGACCTCAGCGGTGGGGTGTTAGTTCAAAACCCAGGTTATTAATTCAAATCAAACACATCAATGAGAGGTTGCCAGGCTGAGCCTGGTAACCTCTTTTAACATCGCTCCGACCCTGTACGTAATTTTAAAAGCCAACGATGAAACTAAAATCTTTACTCAGCCTCCTTATTTTAACAACACTTACTTTTTTTGCGATAGCGCAAAAGAAAAATGTAGCATTTCAGGGTATTAAAGCCGAAATGAAAATACAGAAAAACCTGACTGACGACCAGCTTCTTGATTTAGTACAGAAACAAACTTTCCGGTATTTCTGGGATTTTGGTCATCCTGTGAGTGGAATGGCACGTGAGCGCAGTAATGTTGCTTTTGAATATGGCAATGAAGTAGTAACTATAGGCGGAACTGGTTTTGGCGTCATGGCGACCATTGTAGCTGCTGAGCGTAAATTTATAACGCGTGAACAAGCTGCTGCAAGAACTAAAAAAATTGTAGACTTTTTATATAAGGCCGATCAGTTTCATGGTGCTTTTCCGCACTGGCTGAATGGCGAAACAGGAAAAGTAATCCGTTTCAGTCCTAAAGATGACGGTGCTGATATCGTGGAAACCTCTTTACTTTTCCAGGGTTTACTGACGGCACGTCAATATTATACGGCAGACAATGCTGTGGAGACTGATATCCGTAATAAAATTCTTTGGATGTGGGAAGGTGTTGAATGGAACTGGTTCACACAACAACAAAATGTTTTATACTGGCATTGGAGCCCAAACAATGGCTGGAGCATGAACCACCCGATTAAAGGATGGAATGAATGTTTCATCACTTATGTGTTAGCGGCTTCTTCTCCAAAATCCCCTATTGATAAAAAGGTATATGAAGAAGGCTGGGCAAACAGCAATACCTTTTTCAACGGCAAAAAATTTGAAGGAATTACATTACCTCTTGGCTTTGATTTCGGCGGCCCCTTATTCTTTTCACAATATTCCTTTACAGGACTGGATCCGCGTGGTTTGAAAGACCGTTACGCAGATTATTTTGAACAGAATAAAAACCACACCTTAATCAATCGTGCCTATTGTATAGAGAATCCTAAACATTTTAAAGGTTATGGTGAAAATAGCTGGGGACTAACTGCAAGCGACAGCTGGCA is a window encoding:
- a CDS encoding RagB/SusD family nutrient uptake outer membrane protein, which codes for MKQNKNIYTKTVLGLGLIVSIAIIPACKKSFLNVPEQGQQNSDVFWKTAEDAGKGVNAIYGNLRSWENTAFPAIAIESMGSDDAEKGSTPSDASFFLDFDEFKVDPAQGNIAGFWSGQYRNINYTNQVLDNVPAIVMDEALKARYLAEAKFVRAFSYFRLVRAFGNIPLRLHIPTDPNKDYNLPQTPVAQVYAQIEKDLTEAEAVLPVKYGDADLGRATKGAALSLHAKVAMYQKKWGDVLNYTNQVMGLGYALLPDFEQSFRIANENSSESIFEIQCALVPGNPAASNSQYSQVQGVRGTSGVDGGGWGFNVPTPDLAAAFEPGDPRRSGTILFRGTTTPEGDVIPKVGDNPMYNMKSYSPFKLFVSNFNEGAQQNVRMIRYSDVLLMNAEAANELGNSGQALSSLEQVRRRARQGNPNILPAVTTTDQTALRAAIYKERRVELAMEFDRYFDVIRQGRGTAVFGPKGWKAGKNEVWPIPQTEVDLSGGVLVQNPGY
- a CDS encoding glucoamylase family protein, whose translation is MKLKSLLSLLILTTLTFFAIAQKKNVAFQGIKAEMKIQKNLTDDQLLDLVQKQTFRYFWDFGHPVSGMARERSNVAFEYGNEVVTIGGTGFGVMATIVAAERKFITREQAAARTKKIVDFLYKADQFHGAFPHWLNGETGKVIRFSPKDDGADIVETSLLFQGLLTARQYYTADNAVETDIRNKILWMWEGVEWNWFTQQQNVLYWHWSPNNGWSMNHPIKGWNECFITYVLAASSPKSPIDKKVYEEGWANSNTFFNGKKFEGITLPLGFDFGGPLFFSQYSFTGLDPRGLKDRYADYFEQNKNHTLINRAYCIENPKHFKGYGENSWGLTASDSWQGYAAHSPSEDLSVISPTAALSAFPYTPEYSMKALKHFYFDLGDKIWSEYGFVDGFSEEHNWYAKSHLAIDQGPIICMIENYRTGLLWKLFMSSPDVKNGLNRLGIESPAIAK